A stretch of Suncus etruscus isolate mSunEtr1 chromosome 9, mSunEtr1.pri.cur, whole genome shotgun sequence DNA encodes these proteins:
- the LOC126018488 gene encoding olfactory receptor 52H1-like translates to MYNLSCYNPPSFTLVGIPGLEKFHIWIGIPFCVIYAVAIVGNCILLYLIAVEHSLHEPMFFFLSMLAATDLILSTATVPKLLSNLWFAFHEITFSGCLTQMFFLHFSFVVDSAILLAMAFDRYVAICFPLRYTTILTPQVIIKIVVSIIVRSFSVILPDVFLLKRLPFCGTRIIPHTYCEHIGVARLSTADISINIWYGFAVPLMTVISDVILIAVSYTFILRAVFHLSSQGARQKALSTCGSHVCVILMFYTPAFFSILAHRFGHSVPRNILILFANLYVAIPPALNPIVYGVKTKQIQEKFVLLFTLKKLT, encoded by the coding sequence ATGTATAACTTGAGTTGCTACAACCCTCCTTCCTTTACTCTTGTTGGAATTCCTGGCCTGGAGAAGTTCCATATATGGATTGGGATTCCTTTTTGTGTCATCTATGCTGTAGCTATTGTGGGCAATTGTATTCTTCTCTACCTCATTGCAGTTGAGCACAGCCTTCATGAGCCCAtgttcttctttctctctatgCTGGCTGCCACAGACCTTATTCTGTCCACTGCCACAGTTCCCAAACTGCTCAGTAATCTCTGGTTTGCATTCCATGAAATAACCTTCTCTGGTTGTCTTACCCAGATGTTCTTTCTCCACTTCAGCTTTGTAGTGGACTCAGCAATCCTGTTGGCCATGGCATTTGAtcgctatgtggccatctgcTTCCCCTTAAGATATACCACCATCCTGACTCCACAAGTGATTATCAAAATTGTGGTGAGCATCATTGTGAGGAGTTTCTCTGTTATCCTGCCAGATGTTTTTCTGCTGAAACGATTACCCTTCTGTGGAACACGCATCATTCCACACACATACTGTGAACATATAGGGGTTGCTCGGCTTTCCACTGCTGACATCTCCATTAATATCTGGTATGGATTTGCTGTGCCCCTTATGACTGTTATCTCAGATGTGATCCTTATTGCTGTTTCCTACACATTCATTCTCCGGGCTGTCTTTCACCTATCATCCCAGGGTGCCCGCCAAAAAGCTCTGAGTACATGTGGCTCCCATGTTTGTGTTATCCTCATGTTTTATACACCTGCCTTCTTCTCTATTCTTGCTCATCGTTTTGGGCACAGTGTTCCTCGAAATATACTCATACTATTTGCTAACCTATATGTAGCTATTCCTCCTGCATTAAATCCTATTGTTTATGGAGTGAAAACCAAACAAATTCAGGAAAAGTTTGTTCTCCTTTTCACTTTGAAGAAGTTAACATAA